The Petrotoga sibirica DSM 13575 nucleotide sequence ATTGATTCAAACGATTGGTAGGGCTGCAAGAAACGTTCAAGGAAAGGTATTACTATACGCAGACAGAATAACGGAGGCTATGAAAACCGCCATCGACGAAACGAATAGAAGAAGAGAAATACAGATTCAATATAATAAAGAAAACAACATTATCCCCCGAAGTATCATTAAAAAATTACCGGAAGATATATTTGCACCATTCAAAGATAACGAGGTAAAAGAAGAAGATTATATATTCACCGTACAGGAAAATCTCTCTCCAGATGACTACTTAGCCTTACTGGAAGAAAAAATGTACGAAGCAGCCTCCGAATTAAAATACGAAGAAGCAGCAAGATACCGAGACGAGATCAAAAGGATAAAAAGAAAATACAACATAAAGCAAAATTGACTCTAAAAAACAATTTAAAAAGGTGTAGGAATTCTACACCTTTTCTTTTTTTTGATTTACGTGAATACTTCTCACCTTTTTTCTCAAAAATCTATCGGTATCAAAGAAGAATCTGAAAAGAGCCCAAATGAATATAAAAAATATACATAATGTAACCCACAACATTTCAACATTTCCCATGACCCCAAAAATGCCTGATCCTCTTATACCAGTAATAATAAATGCTAACAACCACTCTTGACTTAAAAGAGCTACTATGGTTATAGCAAAAAGAATCCATGGTTGGTTAATAACCAGAGTAAACACAAATAAAGAAGTTAATCCGGCAATCCATAAGATTATTCTGTAGATATTTGTTCTCTTACTCTTTTCTTCTTTGAAATCTCCTGCCAACTTTGACACCTCCAAATTTATTCTTCATCTTCGTTAACCTTCAACAAAGCCAGGAAGGCTTCTTGAGGAATATTGACCCTGCCAATCTCTCTCATCCTTTTCTTACCTTCTTTTTGCTTTTCTAGCAATTTCATCTTTCTCGTCACATCTCCACCATAACACTTTTGAAGGACATCTTTTCTTAAGGCTTTAATAGTGGATCTCGCTATTATCTTACCCTTACAATATGCTTGTATAGGTATCTCGAACTGATGTCTGGGAATTAAATCCCTTAATTTATCCACTAATTTTCTTGCAAGTGTATAACTCTGACTCTCATGAACTACGTAAGATAAAGCATCAACTTTCTCTCTATTTATTAAAATTTCTAACTTCACTAAATTAGACTCTTTGTATCCAGTTATCTCGTAATCCATAGAGGCATAACCTTTGCTAATAGCCTTCATCTTATCGAAAAAATCGAAGATCAAATCAGCCAAAGGAATCTCAAAATGTAAAACCACCCTATTCTTACCTGCATTTGACACATGAGAAAAATTCCCTCTTTTTTCGACTTGAGCAAGATTGATTAAATCTCCCATATAATTAGGCGGCGTGATAATATCCAACTTGCTAAAAGGTTCGTAAACTTTCTCTATCAAATCTTCATCTGGAAACTCTGAAGGATTTGTAATTTCTATTTCTTCGCCATTTTTTAGCTTAGCCTTATAAATTACGCTCGGAACAGTGAGTATAACGGCAAGCTCAAACTCCCTTTGCAAACGTTCTTTAACCACATCCATGTGAAGCAAACCCAAAAAACCTACCCTAAAACCGTATCCCATAGCCGGGGAGCTTTCAGGTGTGAATACAAGAGAAGCATCATTCAATTTCAACTTTTCTAGTGCCTTTCTTAATTCCTCATAATACTCAGGTAAGCCTGGATAAAGTCCCGCATAGACCATCGGTTTTACTTCTTTGTACCCTGGAAGAGGTTTTTCTATGGGATTCAGTGCATCAGTAATTGTATCTCCTACTCTTGCTTGCTCAATATCTTTTATTCCTGCTACTATATAACCTATTTCGCCAGCAGACAGATCCTCTGT carries:
- the lepA gene encoding translation elongation factor 4, with the protein product MFDPNFIRNIAIIAHIDHGKTTLMDRILELTHSIDERNMREQYLDSMDLEREKGITIKSHPVKVFYTGKDGNEYELNILDTPGHIDFTYEVSRSLAACEGAILLVDATQGVQAQTVTNTYLALENNLEIIGAVNKIDLPTANIDETMLEINDLVGIEADSIVTISAKTGEGVEDLLELIIQKVPSPLSKGNTSDKLKGLIFDAKYDKYKGIIVYCRIFGGKVKKGDKIKLMASNATYEVIEVGIFHPEMIETEDLSAGEIGYIVAGIKDIEQARVGDTITDALNPIEKPLPGYKEVKPMVYAGLYPGLPEYYEELRKALEKLKLNDASLVFTPESSPAMGYGFRVGFLGLLHMDVVKERLQREFELAVILTVPSVIYKAKLKNGEEIEITNPSEFPDEDLIEKVYEPFSKLDIITPPNYMGDLINLAQVEKRGNFSHVSNAGKNRVVLHFEIPLADLIFDFFDKMKAISKGYASMDYEITGYKESNLVKLEILINREKVDALSYVVHESQSYTLARKLVDKLRDLIPRHQFEIPIQAYCKGKIIARSTIKALRKDVLQKCYGGDVTRKMKLLEKQKEGKKRMREIGRVNIPQEAFLALLKVNEDEE